In the Sus scrofa isolate TJ Tabasco breed Duroc chromosome 7, Sscrofa11.1, whole genome shotgun sequence genome, one interval contains:
- the SYNDIG1L gene encoding synapse differentiation-inducing gene protein 1-like isoform X1 gives MDKQLSQLYEVTTGLSLICKQRNRGSKRLSSQLKAPEPACDKGGVRSKLGTESVLFTTSGPASSTPGSVYICPALPAGSLRTAQLATKSKGSGASLPGAATRAMESLSELQNPLLPRNPAHLQGPYPFPEASPAWPCREKIYSYLLGGAGPAHAHQLLDPGSLQLAVEAWYRPNGLLGRDKVKEPRVGSCETSFTESREPLAGPTERPTEPSEAEEDVTIQTVSYGVQEELQGQEDDQEEEESDATSTESESEDNFLTLPPRDHLGLSIFSMLCCFWPLGIAAFYFSQGTSKAISKGDFRLASTTSRRALFLATLSIAVGAGIYVAVVVALAAYMSQTGHG, from the exons atggataaacaattgAGCCAACTCTATGAGGTAACTACTGGGCTATCCCTGATttgcaaacaaagaaacagaggcTCTAAGAGGCTGAGCAGCCAGCTTAAGGCCCCGGAGCCGGCCTGTGATAAAGGCGGGGTCCGAAGCAAGTTAGGTACAGAGTCTGTGCTTTTCACCACTTCCGGCCCTGCATCCAGCACACCCGGATCAGTGTACATCTGTCCTGCTCTCCCAGCAGGCTCTCTGAGGACGGCTCAGCTGGCCACCAAGTCCAAGGGCTCGGGGGCTTCCCTCCCTGGAGCTGCCACCAGAGCCATGGAGAGTCTGAGTGAGCTACAGAACCCACTGCTCCCTCGGAACCCCGCGCACCTCCAAGGCCCCTACCCTTTCCCCGAGGCTTCTCCCGCCTGGCCATGCAGAGAGAAGATCTATTCCTACCTCCTGGGGGGTGCTGGCCCCGCTCACGCCCACCAGCTCCTGGACCCAGGGTCCCTGCAGCTGGCCGTGGAGGCCTGGTACAGGCCCAATGGCCTCCTGGGGAGGGACAAGGTCAAGGAGCCCAGAGTGGGCAGCTGTGAGACCAGCTTCACAGAGAGCAGGGAGCCCCTGGCTGGGCCTACGGAGCGGCCCACAGAACCCAGCGAAGCCGAAGAGGATGTCACCATCCAGACTGTGTCCTACGGGGTTCAAGAGGAGCTCCAAGGCCAGGAGGAcgaccaggaggaggaggag AGTGATGCAACCTCGACAGAGAGTGAAAGCGAGGACAACTTCCTTACGCTGCCTCCCAGGGACCACCTGGGTCTCTCTATCTTCTCCATGCTCTGCTGCTTCTGGCCACTGGGCATCGCCGCCTTCTACTTCTCCCAGGGG ACCAGCAAGGCCATCTCCAAGGGAGACTTCCGCCTGGCCAGCACCACCTCCCGCCGGGCGCTCTTCCTGGCCACACTCTCCATCGCCGTGGGGGCCGGGATctatgtggctgtggtggtggcccTGGCAGCTTACATGTCCCAGACAGGCCATGGCTAG
- the SYNDIG1L gene encoding synapse differentiation-inducing gene protein 1-like isoform X2, with the protein MESLSELQNPLLPRNPAHLQGPYPFPEASPAWPCREKIYSYLLGGAGPAHAHQLLDPGSLQLAVEAWYRPNGLLGRDKVKEPRVGSCETSFTESREPLAGPTERPTEPSEAEEDVTIQTVSYGVQEELQGQEDDQEEEESDATSTESESEDNFLTLPPRDHLGLSIFSMLCCFWPLGIAAFYFSQGTSKAISKGDFRLASTTSRRALFLATLSIAVGAGIYVAVVVALAAYMSQTGHG; encoded by the exons ATGGAGAGTCTGAGTGAGCTACAGAACCCACTGCTCCCTCGGAACCCCGCGCACCTCCAAGGCCCCTACCCTTTCCCCGAGGCTTCTCCCGCCTGGCCATGCAGAGAGAAGATCTATTCCTACCTCCTGGGGGGTGCTGGCCCCGCTCACGCCCACCAGCTCCTGGACCCAGGGTCCCTGCAGCTGGCCGTGGAGGCCTGGTACAGGCCCAATGGCCTCCTGGGGAGGGACAAGGTCAAGGAGCCCAGAGTGGGCAGCTGTGAGACCAGCTTCACAGAGAGCAGGGAGCCCCTGGCTGGGCCTACGGAGCGGCCCACAGAACCCAGCGAAGCCGAAGAGGATGTCACCATCCAGACTGTGTCCTACGGGGTTCAAGAGGAGCTCCAAGGCCAGGAGGAcgaccaggaggaggaggag AGTGATGCAACCTCGACAGAGAGTGAAAGCGAGGACAACTTCCTTACGCTGCCTCCCAGGGACCACCTGGGTCTCTCTATCTTCTCCATGCTCTGCTGCTTCTGGCCACTGGGCATCGCCGCCTTCTACTTCTCCCAGGGG ACCAGCAAGGCCATCTCCAAGGGAGACTTCCGCCTGGCCAGCACCACCTCCCGCCGGGCGCTCTTCCTGGCCACACTCTCCATCGCCGTGGGGGCCGGGATctatgtggctgtggtggtggcccTGGCAGCTTACATGTCCCAGACAGGCCATGGCTAG